The Bemisia tabaci chromosome 5, PGI_BMITA_v3 genome includes a window with the following:
- the LOC109037397 gene encoding dynein axonemal light chain 4 produces the protein MGDAGEGKKEDENKKVIHTYPLVVKSDMSDEMKSEAIEMCVTACEKFNANNEAAAKMIKEMMDKKCGPSWQVVVGEGYGFEITFECKTLLYMFFGGNVAIVVWKCS, from the exons ATGGGAGATGCTGGAGAGGGGAAGAAggaggatgaaaataaaaaagtgatcCATACATATCCTTTGGTTGTT AAGTCTGACATGAGTGATGAGATGAAGTCTGAGGCAATAGAAATGTGTGTGACAGCgtgtgaaaaattcaatgcCAACAATGAG gcAGCAGCTAAAATGATCAAGGAGATGATGGATAAAAAATGTGGTCCTTCTTGGCAAGTAGTAGTGGGTGAGGGCTACggttttgaaattacatttgAATGTAAAACTCTGCTGTACATGTTTTTTGGTGGAAACGTTGCAATTGTAGTCTGGAAATGTTCATAA